One genomic region from Bacillus sp. SLBN-46 encodes:
- the rplA gene encoding 50S ribosomal protein L1, translated as MAKKGKKYLEAAKLVDRLTAYPVAEAIDLAKKTNYTKFDATLEVAFRLGVDPKKADQQIRGAVVLPNGTGKTQRVLVFAKGEKVKEAEAAGADYVGDSEYINKIQQGWFEFDVIVATPDMMGEVGKLGRVLGPKGLMPNPKTGTVTFDVTRAINEIKAGKVEYRVDKSGNIHVPIGKASFENEKLVENFQTVFETLLKVKPSAAKGTYMKNVTVASTMGPGVKIDPSSVVAK; from the coding sequence ATGGCTAAAAAAGGTAAAAAGTATTTAGAAGCTGCAAAGCTTGTAGATCGTTTAACAGCATACCCAGTTGCAGAAGCAATTGATCTTGCGAAGAAAACTAACTACACAAAATTTGACGCTACTCTTGAAGTGGCTTTCCGCTTAGGCGTTGATCCTAAGAAAGCTGACCAACAAATCCGTGGTGCAGTTGTGCTTCCAAACGGAACTGGTAAAACTCAACGCGTTTTAGTATTCGCAAAGGGTGAGAAAGTGAAAGAAGCAGAAGCAGCTGGTGCTGATTATGTAGGTGATTCTGAATACATCAACAAAATCCAACAAGGTTGGTTTGAATTTGATGTAATCGTAGCAACTCCTGACATGATGGGTGAAGTTGGTAAACTTGGACGTGTATTAGGACCTAAAGGCTTAATGCCAAACCCTAAAACAGGTACAGTTACATTTGATGTAACAAGAGCGATCAACGAAATCAAAGCAGGTAAAGTTGAATACCGTGTTGACAAGTCTGGTAACATTCATGTACCAATCGGTAAAGCATCTTTCGAAAACGAAAAGCTTGTTGAAAACTTCCAAACTGTGTTTGAAACATTGCTTAAAGTTAAACCTTCAGCTGCAAAAGGAACTTATATGAAGAACGTTACTGTTGCTTCAACTATGGGACCTGGTGTGAAGATAGATCCTTCTTCAGTTGTAGCTAAGTAA
- the sigH gene encoding RNA polymerase sporulation sigma factor SigH, which produces MSTDFGTKVNEHFFVMEDEEIVDLVHQGDSEALDYLIHKYRNFVRAKARSYFLIGADKEDIVQEGMIGLYKAIRDFREDKLTSFKAFAELCITRQIITAIKTATRQKHIPLNSYVSLDKPIYDEESDRTLMDVLSGAKVLDPEELIINQEEFDHIEIKMTELLSDLERKVLALYLDGQSYQEISEELNRHVKSIDNALQRVKRKLERYLEIREFSL; this is translated from the coding sequence TTGAGTACGGACTTCGGGACAAAGGTCAACGAACATTTTTTCGTAATGGAAGATGAGGAAATAGTCGATTTAGTGCACCAAGGTGATAGTGAAGCGTTGGATTATTTAATCCATAAGTATCGTAATTTTGTACGTGCAAAAGCAAGATCCTATTTTTTAATTGGAGCGGATAAGGAAGATATTGTCCAAGAAGGCATGATAGGGCTTTATAAGGCCATTCGTGACTTCCGTGAGGACAAGCTTACCTCCTTTAAAGCATTTGCAGAGCTGTGTATCACACGTCAGATTATTACAGCCATTAAGACCGCAACCAGGCAGAAACACATTCCGTTAAACTCTTATGTATCTCTGGACAAGCCTATCTATGATGAAGAGTCTGATCGCACGCTGATGGATGTCTTATCTGGTGCAAAGGTATTGGACCCGGAAGAATTGATTATTAATCAAGAAGAATTTGATCACATAGAGATTAAAATGACTGAATTATTAAGCGATTTAGAAAGAAAGGTACTGGCCCTTTATTTAGATGGCCAATCCTATCAAGAGATTTCTGAAGAACTAAATCGTCACGTAAAATCCATTGATAACGCTCTACAACGCGTAAAACGGAAACTGGAACGTTATTTAGAAATTCGTGAATTCTCTCTATAA
- a CDS encoding Mini-ribonuclease 3 — translation MLDYEETVDAKQLNSLALAYMGDAVFETYVRRHLLYSGKVRPNHLHRAGTKYVSAKAQCHILFQMMNDQLLTEEELAVVMRGRNAKSGTVPKNTDVQTYRYSTAFEALMGYLFLQGYNERLDELIKRAFSYVEEQKGGTVE, via the coding sequence ATGCTTGACTATGAAGAAACAGTTGACGCCAAACAATTAAATAGCCTTGCACTTGCCTACATGGGGGATGCGGTCTTTGAAACGTATGTTAGACGTCACCTTCTCTATAGTGGGAAGGTAAGACCGAATCATTTACACCGTGCTGGAACCAAATACGTATCGGCGAAGGCCCAGTGTCATATTCTCTTTCAAATGATGAATGACCAGCTCCTTACTGAGGAGGAATTGGCGGTAGTCATGCGCGGCAGAAATGCGAAATCAGGTACTGTTCCCAAAAACACAGATGTTCAAACGTATCGATACAGCACGGCCTTCGAAGCATTAATGGGATATTTATTTTTACAAGGTTATAATGAGCGGTTAGATGAGTTAATTAAAAGAGCATTTTCCTATGTAGAAGAACAGAAAGGAGGTACTGTTGAATGA
- the ispD gene encoding 2-C-methyl-D-erythritol 4-phosphate cytidylyltransferase: MTYQVIIPAAGQGKRMGAGKNKLLLELNGVPVLIHTLKVFEEDEACTGMILAIHPQDEMEFKKLLNKYNVTKVINLVPGGEERQHSIYNALQTVKNDGTILVHDAARPFIQKEQIQRLTEKAHETGAAIIGVPAKDTMKKVQEGVVVETVERSSLWAVQTPQAFRISLLQEAYEKAKIDAFIGTDDASLVERLHQPVAMVEGDYDNIKLTTPEDLYFAEAILKKREKEFC, encoded by the coding sequence ATGACTTACCAAGTCATTATCCCGGCTGCAGGTCAGGGAAAAAGAATGGGAGCCGGGAAAAATAAGCTTTTATTAGAGCTTAATGGAGTACCAGTGCTCATTCATACCTTAAAGGTATTTGAAGAGGATGAAGCTTGCACGGGGATGATCTTAGCTATTCACCCCCAGGATGAAATGGAATTTAAAAAATTACTAAATAAGTATAACGTAACGAAGGTAATCAACTTGGTGCCAGGTGGAGAGGAACGTCAGCATAGCATTTATAATGCCCTCCAGACGGTCAAAAACGATGGAACTATTCTTGTTCATGATGCTGCACGCCCCTTTATTCAAAAAGAGCAAATCCAACGTTTAACTGAAAAGGCGCACGAAACAGGTGCGGCGATTATTGGAGTACCAGCTAAAGACACCATGAAAAAGGTACAAGAGGGTGTCGTAGTGGAAACCGTCGAACGTTCAAGCTTGTGGGCTGTACAAACCCCACAAGCTTTTCGTATTTCGTTATTGCAAGAGGCATATGAAAAAGCAAAAATAGATGCCTTTATTGGAACAGATGATGCGAGTTTAGTTGAACGATTACATCAACCGGTTGCCATGGTAGAAGGTGATTACGACAATATTAAACTAACTACACCAGAGGATTTATACTTTGCTGAGGCGATACTGAAAAAGAGAGAAAAGGAGTTTTGTTAA
- the cysE gene encoding serine O-acetyltransferase, translating into MFKMMKEDIEVVFEQDPAARSYLEVILTYSGLHAIWAHRLAHAFFKRKLFFIARVISQVSRFFTGIEIHPGAKIGRRFFIDHGMGVVIGETCEIGDNVTVFQGVTLGGTGKEKGKRHPTIKDNALIATGAKVLGSITIGENSKIGAGSVVLKEVPPNSTVVGVPGRVVIQDGKRISKNKDLNHCDLPDPIADRLKEMESELTQLKQELEGLRKERIEVNGHSNL; encoded by the coding sequence ATGTTCAAAATGATGAAAGAAGATATTGAGGTTGTTTTTGAACAAGATCCTGCAGCAAGAAGTTATTTAGAAGTGATTTTAACCTACTCTGGCTTACATGCCATTTGGGCTCATCGGCTTGCTCACGCTTTTTTTAAACGAAAGTTATTTTTCATTGCCAGGGTTATATCCCAAGTGAGCCGATTTTTTACCGGAATTGAAATTCACCCTGGAGCAAAAATCGGGAGAAGATTTTTTATTGACCACGGTATGGGTGTAGTAATCGGAGAAACATGTGAAATTGGTGATAACGTAACGGTGTTTCAAGGTGTTACCCTAGGTGGAACGGGTAAAGAGAAAGGGAAGCGGCATCCTACGATTAAAGATAATGCGCTCATTGCAACGGGTGCAAAGGTTCTTGGTTCCATAACAATCGGAGAAAATTCAAAGATTGGTGCAGGGTCTGTTGTTTTAAAAGAAGTACCACCAAATTCCACAGTCGTTGGAGTACCTGGAAGAGTGGTTATTCAGGATGGAAAGAGAATCAGTAAGAATAAAGATTTAAACCACTGTGACCTCCCAGATCCAATTGCTGATCGTCTAAAGGAAATGGAAAGCGAGCTAACACAATTGAAACAGGAATTAGAAGGATTAAGAAAAGAAAGGATTGAAGTAAATGGCCATTCAAATTTATAA
- the nusG gene encoding transcription termination/antitermination protein NusG, whose translation MEKNWYVVHTYSGYENKVKANLEKRVESMGMSDKIFRVVVPEEEETEIKNGKKKVVKRKVFPGYVLVEIVMTDDSWYVVRNTPGVTGFVGSAGSGSKPTPLLPEEVVVLLKRMGVEEKRVDIDYEIGETVRVKEGPFANFTGSIEEMDKDKAKLKVLVNMFGRDTPVELDFTQIEKL comes from the coding sequence ATGGAAAAGAATTGGTATGTAGTTCATACTTACTCAGGTTATGAAAATAAAGTAAAGGCCAACTTAGAAAAACGTGTCGAATCAATGGGCATGTCGGATAAAATCTTCCGCGTAGTTGTTCCAGAAGAAGAAGAAACAGAAATCAAAAACGGTAAGAAAAAGGTAGTAAAACGTAAAGTATTCCCTGGATATGTACTTGTTGAGATCGTCATGACAGATGATTCTTGGTATGTCGTACGTAATACACCAGGTGTCACTGGGTTTGTTGGCTCGGCTGGTTCAGGTTCAAAACCAACACCATTACTGCCAGAAGAAGTAGTAGTGTTACTGAAGCGCATGGGCGTAGAAGAAAAACGTGTGGATATTGATTATGAAATTGGTGAAACGGTCCGCGTAAAAGAAGGCCCTTTTGCCAACTTCACTGGATCTATTGAAGAAATGGACAAGGACAAAGCGAAACTTAAAGTTCTTGTAAATATGTTTGGCCGAGATACTCCGGTTGAACTTGATTTTACACAGATTGAGAAACTGTAA
- a CDS encoding NYN domain-containing protein gives MDILLVDGYNIIGAWPELRELKDRDLPAARDRLVERMAEYQAFSGFRVIVVFDAHYVQGTEKKYNNHKVEVIFTKENETADERIEKMAISLSNRRTQIHVATSDFTEQWAIFGQGALRKSARELLIEMSSIEKGIEKKVKKIQEKKPVTKIPISDELAEIFEKWRRGQK, from the coding sequence ATGGATATCCTGCTTGTCGACGGATATAACATTATCGGAGCATGGCCAGAGCTTAGGGAATTGAAGGATCGGGATTTACCTGCTGCACGGGATCGCTTGGTGGAAAGAATGGCCGAATATCAAGCGTTCTCTGGTTTCCGCGTCATTGTTGTATTTGATGCCCATTATGTTCAAGGAACAGAAAAAAAGTATAACAATCACAAGGTAGAAGTGATTTTTACAAAAGAAAATGAAACGGCAGATGAGCGGATTGAAAAAATGGCTATTAGTCTGAGTAATCGAAGGACGCAAATCCATGTGGCAACATCCGATTTCACAGAGCAATGGGCCATTTTTGGACAAGGTGCCTTAAGAAAATCCGCTCGTGAACTGCTGATAGAAATGTCATCGATAGAAAAGGGAATTGAGAAGAAAGTAAAGAAGATTCAAGAGAAAAAACCCGTAACCAAAATACCGATTAGTGATGAACTGGCAGAAATTTTTGAAAAATGGCGCAGAGGACAGAAATGA
- the rlmB gene encoding 23S rRNA (guanosine(2251)-2'-O)-methyltransferase RlmB, which translates to MSQEYIVGKNPVIEALKSERDINKILIAEGSQRGQMQQITQLAKEANVLVQFVPKKKIDQISDENHQGVLAYVAAYQYAEIDDLFAAAEKKNETPFFLLLDEIEDPHNLGSIMRTADAVGAHGIIIPKRRAVGLTATVAKASTGAIEYIPVVRITNMARTIDELKERGLWIAGTDAKGESDYRQLDGTLPLGLVIGSEGKGMGRLIRDKCDFLIHLPMAGKVTSLNASVAASLLMYEVYRKRHPLER; encoded by the coding sequence ATGAGCCAGGAATACATCGTTGGAAAAAATCCAGTCATAGAAGCCCTAAAGTCGGAAAGGGATATTAATAAAATATTAATTGCTGAAGGGTCGCAGCGAGGTCAAATGCAGCAAATTACCCAATTAGCAAAAGAAGCTAATGTGCTTGTTCAGTTTGTACCAAAGAAAAAAATCGACCAAATATCGGATGAAAATCATCAGGGAGTTTTAGCCTATGTAGCAGCCTATCAATATGCTGAAATCGATGATTTGTTTGCCGCAGCAGAAAAGAAGAATGAAACGCCTTTCTTTTTATTATTGGATGAAATTGAGGATCCTCATAATCTCGGATCAATTATGCGGACAGCAGATGCGGTAGGTGCCCACGGGATTATTATTCCAAAGCGCAGGGCTGTAGGCTTAACAGCGACCGTGGCCAAAGCTTCCACAGGAGCAATTGAATATATACCAGTGGTACGTATAACGAACATGGCACGTACGATTGATGAATTAAAGGAACGAGGATTGTGGATTGCTGGAACCGATGCGAAGGGAGAGTCGGATTATCGTCAGTTGGATGGCACACTCCCTCTCGGCTTAGTTATTGGAAGCGAAGGAAAAGGTATGGGTCGACTAATCCGGGATAAATGCGATTTTCTCATTCATTTACCAATGGCAGGAAAAGTAACGTCTTTAAATGCTTCTGTAGCTGCCTCTTTGCTTATGTATGAGGTATATCGAAAACGACATCCTCTAGAGAGGTAG
- the rplK gene encoding 50S ribosomal protein L11 — MAKKVIKMVKLQIPAGKANPAPPVGPALGQAGVNIMGFCKEFNARTADQAGLIIPVEITVFEDRSFTFITKTPPAAVLLKVAAGIQSGSGEPNRNKVATVKRDKVREIAEQKMPDLNAASVEAAMRMVEGTARSMGIVIED; from the coding sequence GTGGCTAAAAAAGTAATTAAAATGGTTAAATTGCAAATCCCTGCTGGTAAAGCTAACCCAGCGCCACCGGTTGGTCCTGCATTAGGTCAAGCAGGTGTTAATATCATGGGATTCTGTAAAGAATTTAACGCCCGTACAGCAGATCAAGCTGGTTTGATTATCCCTGTTGAAATCACGGTATTTGAAGACCGTTCATTTACATTTATTACGAAAACTCCTCCTGCTGCCGTTCTTTTGAAAGTAGCAGCTGGAATCCAGTCTGGTTCAGGTGAACCTAACCGTAATAAAGTAGCAACAGTAAAGCGTGATAAAGTACGCGAGATTGCGGAACAAAAAATGCCTGACCTAAACGCAGCAAGCGTTGAAGCAGCAATGCGCATGGTTGAAGGTACTGCACGCAGCATGGGTATCGTAATCGAAGATTAA
- the cysS gene encoding cysteine--tRNA ligase, which yields MAIQIYNTLSRKKETFVPQEEGKVKMYVCGPTVYNYIHIGNARPAIVFDTVRRYLEYRSYDVQYVSNFTDVDDKLIRAANQLGEDVPTIADRFINAYFEDVTALGCHKADIHPRVMENMDIIIEFIDQLIEKGYAYESEGDVYFRTRSFNDYGKLSHQSIDELRVGARIEVGDKKQDDLDFALWKAAKEGEIFWESPWGLGRPGWHIECSAMAKKYLGETIDIHAGGQDLTFPHHENEIAQSEALSGKLFSRYWMHNGYINIDNEKMSKSLGNFVLVHDIIKKHNPQVLRFFMLSVHYRNPINYSEELLESTKAAFERLTTSYQNLQHRREASTDLTDNNQEWLDKIASAKEQFIEAMDDDFNTAKAISVLFDLSKLANYYLLEKNTSVAVIDAFTAQFQELFQVLGLTLESEELLDTEIDALIEKRNQARKDRNFQLSDQIRDQLKEMNIILEDTPQGTRWKRG from the coding sequence ATGGCCATTCAAATTTATAATACCTTGTCTCGGAAAAAAGAAACATTTGTACCGCAAGAAGAAGGAAAAGTGAAAATGTATGTATGCGGTCCGACCGTTTATAATTATATCCATATAGGAAATGCACGCCCGGCGATTGTTTTTGATACGGTAAGACGCTATTTAGAATATCGCAGTTACGATGTTCAATACGTTTCTAATTTTACAGATGTAGATGACAAACTGATTCGTGCGGCTAATCAATTAGGGGAAGATGTACCGACGATTGCGGACCGGTTTATTAACGCTTATTTTGAAGATGTAACAGCCTTAGGTTGCCATAAGGCAGATATTCATCCACGTGTGATGGAAAATATGGACATTATTATTGAATTTATCGACCAATTAATTGAAAAAGGCTATGCATATGAATCCGAAGGGGATGTTTATTTCCGTACCAGAAGCTTTAATGATTATGGCAAGCTCTCTCATCAATCCATTGATGAATTGCGAGTGGGTGCTAGGATTGAAGTCGGGGATAAAAAACAAGATGATTTAGACTTTGCATTATGGAAAGCGGCAAAGGAAGGAGAAATCTTCTGGGAAAGCCCATGGGGACTTGGCAGACCAGGCTGGCATATTGAATGTTCAGCAATGGCCAAAAAGTATCTCGGTGAAACGATTGACATTCATGCTGGCGGACAGGACTTAACCTTCCCGCATCATGAAAATGAAATTGCTCAATCAGAAGCACTTTCTGGAAAGTTATTCTCACGGTACTGGATGCATAACGGCTATATCAATATCGATAATGAAAAAATGTCAAAATCACTTGGTAACTTCGTACTAGTACATGACATTATTAAGAAGCATAATCCACAAGTTTTACGATTTTTTATGTTATCGGTTCACTATCGTAACCCAATCAACTACAGTGAAGAATTATTGGAGAGCACGAAAGCAGCATTTGAACGGTTAACGACTTCTTATCAAAACTTGCAGCACCGTAGAGAAGCAAGCACGGATTTAACTGATAATAATCAAGAGTGGCTTGATAAGATTGCTTCAGCAAAAGAGCAATTTATTGAGGCAATGGATGATGACTTTAACACAGCAAAAGCCATTTCTGTATTGTTTGATCTCTCCAAACTTGCAAATTATTATCTTTTAGAGAAAAATACATCGGTAGCAGTGATTGATGCATTTACAGCTCAATTCCAAGAATTATTCCAAGTATTAGGGCTAACGCTAGAAAGTGAAGAATTACTGGACACAGAAATCGATGCGCTGATTGAAAAGAGAAACCAGGCAAGGAAGGATCGTAATTTCCAATTATCTGATCAAATTAGAGACCAGCTGAAGGAAATGAATATTATTCTAGAGGACACGCCACAAGGAACCAGATGGAAAAGGGGCTAA
- the ispF gene encoding 2-C-methyl-D-erythritol 2,4-cyclodiphosphate synthase yields the protein MFRIGQGFDVHQLTEGRPLIIGGITIPYEKGLLGHSDADVLLHTVSDACLGAIGEGDIGKHFPDTDPNFKDADSAKLMAHVWKLVKEKGYELVNADCTIIAQKPKMAPYIEQMRERIAELLEASPEQVNVKATTTEKLGFTGRGEGIASQAVVLLKKVNE from the coding sequence ATGTTTCGAATTGGCCAGGGATTTGATGTCCACCAATTAACAGAAGGACGACCGCTAATCATAGGGGGAATTACCATTCCATATGAAAAAGGCCTTTTAGGTCATTCAGATGCAGATGTACTATTACATACTGTTTCCGATGCCTGCCTTGGCGCAATTGGGGAAGGAGATATTGGTAAGCATTTTCCTGATACAGATCCTAATTTCAAGGATGCTGACTCAGCCAAGCTGATGGCACATGTCTGGAAGCTTGTAAAAGAAAAAGGGTACGAGCTTGTGAATGCAGATTGCACAATTATCGCACAAAAACCGAAAATGGCTCCTTATATTGAGCAAATGCGTGAACGGATTGCTGAATTGTTAGAAGCCTCACCAGAGCAAGTCAATGTAAAGGCAACGACAACTGAAAAGCTAGGCTTTACCGGCAGAGGAGAAGGGATTGCCTCACAAGCTGTAGTTTTATTGAAGAAGGTAAATGAATAG
- the rplL gene encoding 50S ribosomal protein L7/L12, with protein sequence MTKEQIIEAVKSMTVLELNDLVKAIEEEFGVTAAAPVAMVGGAGAAAVEEQTEFDVILASAGDQKIKVIKVVREITGLGLKEAKDLVDNTPKAIKEGVSKEDAEAIKAKLDEVGANVEVK encoded by the coding sequence ATGACTAAAGAACAAATCATTGAAGCAGTTAAATCTATGACTGTTTTAGAACTTAACGATCTTGTAAAAGCAATCGAAGAAGAATTCGGCGTAACTGCTGCTGCTCCTGTAGCAATGGTTGGCGGCGCTGGTGCTGCTGCTGTTGAAGAGCAAACTGAATTTGATGTAATCCTTGCTAGCGCTGGAGATCAAAAAATCAAAGTTATCAAGGTTGTTCGTGAAATCACAGGCCTTGGTCTTAAAGAAGCAAAAGATCTTGTTGACAACACTCCAAAAGCAATCAAAGAAGGCGTGTCTAAAGAAGATGCTGAAGCAATCAAAGCTAAGCTTGATGAAGTTGGAGCTAACGTTGAAGTTAAGTAA
- the secE gene encoding preprotein translocase subunit SecE, producing the protein MQRITKFFSDVLREMRKVSWPKRSELTRSTVTVLSTVVFFAAFFAVLDLGISKLIRLILE; encoded by the coding sequence ATGCAACGCATAACGAAGTTCTTCAGTGATGTTTTACGCGAAATGAGAAAAGTTAGCTGGCCAAAACGCAGTGAGCTGACTCGTTCTACTGTTACCGTTTTATCTACTGTTGTTTTTTTCGCAGCATTCTTTGCTGTTCTTGATTTAGGAATTTCAAAATTGATTCGCTTAATTCTTGAATAA
- the rpmG gene encoding 50S ribosomal protein L33 — translation MSKKVILACADCGSRNYSTISKQEQTERLELKKFCKTCATHTIHRETK, via the coding sequence ATGAGTAAAAAAGTAATTCTTGCATGTGCTGATTGTGGCTCTAGGAATTATTCGACCATCAGCAAGCAGGAGCAAACAGAAAGATTAGAATTGAAAAAATTCTGTAAAACCTGCGCCACCCATACAATCCACAGGGAAACAAAATAA
- the rplJ gene encoding 50S ribosomal protein L10, which translates to MSSAIEVKKQIVDEITDKLKASVSTVVVDYRGLSVGEVTELRKQLREAGVEFKVYKNSMVRRAADAAELSSLNDALTGPNAIAFSTEDVVAPAKILNDFAKKHEALELKAGVIEGNVASAEEIKALADLPSREGLLSMLLSVLQAPIRNLALATKAVADQKEEQGA; encoded by the coding sequence ATGAGCAGTGCAATCGAAGTAAAAAAACAAATAGTTGACGAAATTACTGATAAGTTAAAAGCAAGTGTATCAACTGTCGTTGTTGATTATCGTGGTCTTTCAGTTGGAGAAGTAACTGAACTTCGTAAACAACTTCGCGAAGCAGGCGTTGAATTTAAAGTTTACAAGAATTCAATGGTACGCCGTGCTGCTGATGCTGCTGAGCTTTCTAGCTTAAATGACGCATTAACAGGTCCTAACGCAATCGCGTTCAGTACTGAAGATGTAGTAGCGCCAGCTAAAATCCTGAATGACTTTGCTAAAAAGCACGAAGCGCTTGAACTTAAAGCGGGTGTAATTGAAGGAAACGTCGCATCAGCTGAAGAAATTAAAGCTCTTGCTGACCTACCATCACGCGAAGGCTTGCTTTCTATGCTACTCAGCGTACTACAAGCTCCAATTCGCAATCTTGCTCTTGCTACAAAAGCAGTGGCAGATCAAAAAGAAGAACAAGGCGCGTAA
- the gltX gene encoding glutamate--tRNA ligase, which yields MSNEVRVRYAPSPTGHLHIGNARTALFNYLFARSKQGKFIIRIEDTDKKRNIEGGEESQLKYLKWLGMDWDESVDVGGEYGPYRQSERNDIYETYYKQLLENGHAYKCYCTEEELEAEREVQTERGETPHYSGKCRHLTLEDRERLESEGRKPSIRIAVPEGKTYTFDDMVKGTVSFESEGMGDWVIIKKDGTPTYNFAVTIDDYLMKISHVLRGDDHISNTPKQLMVYDALGWEPPVFGHMTLIVNESRKKLSKRDESIIQFIEQYEELGYLPEALFNFITLLGWSPAGEEELYSKEEFIEIFDADRLSKSPALFDKQKLTWMNNQYMKKVELDRVVELSLPHLIKAGRISESMTDEQHEWVRGLVALLQEKMSFGAEVVELSDMFFKDEAEYEEDAKEILTGETVPEVLKAFSTELDQLESFKAEGIKAAMKAVQKSTGQKGKNLFMPIRAAVTGQTHGPDLPQAIELLGKQKVQMRINQIIG from the coding sequence ATGTCAAACGAAGTTCGTGTTAGATATGCTCCAAGTCCTACTGGACATTTACATATTGGAAATGCCCGTACCGCATTATTCAATTATTTGTTTGCACGCAGCAAGCAAGGGAAATTCATTATCCGGATTGAAGATACGGATAAAAAGCGGAATATTGAGGGTGGAGAAGAAAGTCAGCTTAAATATTTAAAATGGCTTGGCATGGATTGGGATGAAAGTGTCGATGTAGGTGGAGAATACGGCCCTTATCGTCAATCCGAAAGAAATGATATTTATGAAACTTATTACAAGCAATTACTAGAGAACGGCCATGCTTATAAATGTTATTGTACAGAAGAAGAGCTGGAGGCAGAGCGTGAGGTACAAACAGAAAGAGGAGAAACTCCTCATTATTCCGGTAAGTGCCGCCATTTAACTCTAGAGGACCGTGAACGTTTAGAAAGTGAAGGCCGCAAGCCAAGCATACGAATTGCTGTTCCTGAGGGAAAAACCTACACCTTTGACGATATGGTAAAAGGTACGGTTTCCTTTGAATCAGAGGGAATGGGTGATTGGGTAATCATTAAAAAGGATGGCACTCCAACCTATAACTTTGCGGTAACAATCGACGATTACCTCATGAAGATTTCACATGTACTACGTGGGGACGATCATATTTCTAATACGCCAAAACAGTTAATGGTATATGATGCACTTGGCTGGGAGCCACCGGTCTTTGGACATATGACATTAATTGTGAATGAAAGCCGAAAAAAACTTAGCAAACGTGATGAATCCATTATTCAGTTCATTGAGCAATATGAGGAATTAGGGTATCTTCCAGAAGCACTATTTAACTTTATTACTTTACTTGGCTGGTCACCGGCTGGTGAAGAAGAGTTATATTCTAAAGAAGAGTTTATTGAAATATTTGATGCGGATCGACTTTCTAAGTCACCAGCATTATTCGATAAGCAAAAACTTACTTGGATGAACAATCAATACATGAAAAAAGTAGAATTAGACAGAGTAGTCGAACTATCCTTGCCGCATTTAATCAAAGCTGGTCGTATAAGTGAAAGTATGACAGATGAACAGCATGAATGGGTAAGGGGACTAGTTGCACTTTTACAGGAAAAAATGAGCTTTGGTGCTGAAGTCGTTGAACTTTCGGACATGTTCTTTAAAGACGAGGCTGAATACGAAGAAGATGCGAAGGAAATTCTAACAGGAGAAACAGTTCCTGAAGTATTAAAGGCATTTTCCACTGAGTTGGATCAATTAGAAAGCTTTAAAGCCGAAGGCATAAAGGCAGCGATGAAAGCTGTTCAAAAGTCTACAGGTCAAAAAGGAAAAAATCTTTTTATGCCAATCCGTGCAGCTGTAACAGGGCAGACACATGGACCAGATCTTCCTCAAGCCATTGAGCTTTTAGGAAAACAAAAGGTCCAAATGAGAATTAATCAAATTATTGGTTAA